The Streptomyces sp. B3I8 nucleotide sequence AATGGCTAGCTGTACTCGACAGTCGCACAGGACCCCTCTCTCCTCCGGCTGACGCGTCCATCGGGCACTCGGGTACCGCAACCCCACGCGGCTTCCTCGCCGTGCCCCATCACGTCAAATTCAGGAGAACCCACTCCCGTGGCAGTCAAGATCAAGCTGAAGCGTCTGGGCAAGATCCGTTCGCCTCACTACCGCATCGTCGTCGCCGACTCCCGTACCCGCCGTGACGGCCGGGCCATCGAGGAGATCGGTCTGTACCACCCGGTGCAGAACCCCTCGCGCATCGAGGTCGACGCCGACCGTGTCGCGTACTGGCTCTCCGTCGGCGCTCAGCCGACCGAGCCCGTGCTCGCCATCCTGAAGAAGACCGGCGACTGGCAGAAGTACAAGGGCGAGCCCGCCCCCGCGCCGCTCCTGCAGCCGCAGGAGAAGAGCGCACGTCCGGTGTTCGAGTCCCTCGGCGGCGACGACGAGGGCAAGGGTGAGGCGATCACCCCGAAGAAGAAGGCCG carries:
- the rpsP gene encoding 30S ribosomal protein S16, whose protein sequence is MAVKIKLKRLGKIRSPHYRIVVADSRTRRDGRAIEEIGLYHPVQNPSRIEVDADRVAYWLSVGAQPTEPVLAILKKTGDWQKYKGEPAPAPLLQPQEKSARPVFESLGGDDEGKGEAITPKKKAEKKDEAAAESASTESTEA